The DNA region AAGCTACATTGAAACAGGTGATGGAGCATTATGCAATATCTAAAAGATTTTAATTCCGGATTGATAGGTCTAATCCTATCAGGTATGAGCATTATTAACTACAACTTGTTAAACATCAAGTtatattcaaatatattattGTGTAAAGTGAGTGTGAAATTGTATATTGTTTCCATGGCAgaatatttaaattatatttagatGTATTTAGATTTATTTGGGTGTATTTATATAACTCACCGGAGTTCCTACGTATTTCATACAAATGTATTTATCTGTATTTTACTGGTAAAATAGATATTACAGTGGCTTTCGCTGTTTGTTTTTAGAtgtatttatagatatttaaatgtATACATATAATTACAGTCTTATTCACatgtatatatttgtattttataATAATGTAGATATATGTAACAATGTATTCGCATTATATTAGTGAATTGTTGATCATTTATACTCATCGTATATATTGCGAAAATTCTATTTGCAACTATACATTATTATGTATGTCACAGGATTGTAAATGGAGGTTTAAGGCATCTAGCATTAACAAATCACAAATATTCAAAGTGAGAGAGTTCAATGATAAGCATACATGTCCGTTAAAGGATAAGGTGTATGAGCAACGTCAAGCAAGTAGCAGTCTTATCGGTAGTATGATTAGGTCCAAGCTTACTAATCATAAGAGGAAATATACCCCAAAggatataattgatgatgtgaaatCAGATTTTGGTGTAGATGTTAGTTACATGTTGGCGTGGCGGGctaaagaaaaggcaatgaattTTTTGAGAGGTGAACCGGCTGATTCATACAATAAATTATCAGGATACTTATATACAATAGATATGACATATCCTGGTTCGCACATTAGAATGGTAAAATCGCCAAAAAATGAgttcatgtatatgtatatatcttTGTATGCTTATATAAAGGGGTTCGATCATTGTAGACCCATTGTGGTTGTGGATGGAAGCCACTTAAAATCGTATTACACTTGGACATTTGTCTCGGCCAGCACGTTGGATGGTGCAAGTGAGTATGGGGATTATAATAAAATTTGATAATATTACTGCCTATTAAAGATTGAAATACATATTTATAATATGTATGCAATTGTCTTTACAGGTCATATACTGCCACTAGCATATGGTGTTATTGATTCAGAGAACGATGCTGCTTGGTCGTGGTTCTTAGAAATTCAAGGAAGCATATGGTGAGAGGAAAAACATGTGCATCGTTTCAGATAGGAATGAGAGTATCATCAAATCTGTATCAAGAGTGTATCTAGTGGTACCACATTTTGCTTGTATATGGCATCTATGGAACAACGTATAtaagaaattcaaaaagagtCATTCAAAGTTGAGCGAGATATACTTCTCGATGGCAAAAGCATACACACAGGATGAATTTGACAGTCTAATGGAGAAGGTGGAGAAGGTAGATATTAGGGTGAAAGAATACTTGGAGTTAACTGGATACGAAAAGTGGGCTAGATTGTATGCACCTGTTAACAGGGGATGGACCATGACGTCAAATATTACTGAGTCAACCAATGCCGCACTTGTGTCAGCAAGGGAATTGACAATATACGACTTCGTCGAAGAAGTTAGGAAGAAGTTTGGACGTTGGAATTGCAGCAATCGGAAAGAAGCTTCACAAACATACACAACGCTTGGAAAAAAATACCAGGATATGATTACCTTGAATGAGGCAATGTCTACACGCATTACTGTAAGTTATTTTTTTATAAGTCATTGTATCCTATATTTATCCATGGTACAAATTGTATTTATTTCTGATACAATTTCTACTATTCAAAATACAGAACTTATGCTAATTGTATCGTTAGTTGAATTTAATGGTTTTGTTTCTAACCATATGCACTTCATAAGCAGATAGTTACTGTATATCACTGTATTTACCAGTCAAGATGTAATCATCTTTAATATTCTGCCAGTCAAGATGTAATCATCTTTAATATTCTGTCATCCTACATAATGTATTCAATGTATTTCtttgtattttatatatacatatatgtttgTATTCAATACAAATTTGTTTGAATTCAATATATATGATGATTCTGAAAGCTAAATAAAAGTTTAATGCtgtatattttaattatattttaattatatatctATATTGTAATTAATACGTCTATTCTTTGATAATataaatgatttttaaaaaaaatattttaaactaaTTGGTCTATGTTTAAATGTAGGTGGTGCCATCGACTGAATACTTGCATACGGCGAACGATGAAGGAAGGCATTATACCGTGTGCCTCTTAGAGAGAAAATGCAGTTGTGGGCGGTTCCAAGTTGATGAATTACCATGCCAACACGCTTGGGCTGTCTTGAAGAGCAAGTTTCTAATGCCAGAAGATTATTGCTCTGACTATTACAAACTAAAGTCTGTTGTAATGACATATGAGGTGCCCGTGTATCCGCTGCCGGACCGAAATGAATGGAATATACCAGCACATATATCAGAGAAAGTTGTCTTACCACCCAAATGGAAAAGACCTCCTGGAATACCAAAGAAGAAGCGCGATAAGCCATCAGTGAattgctacaaaaaaaaaaatcaacattcatgtatcatATGTGGGCAGGAAGGTCATAATAAGCGTACTTGTAGAAATGCTCCACGTAGGACTTAGTTCACATTTTGACTTGTATTAGTGCTATAACGATGTGTCATAGATTCAGGTTATATTTTGAAATAATACATTTTGAATTTTTACGTGAATATATTCTGGATATAGTTAGTTGGTGTATTAAATCTGAATACATAATTACAATACGACTATTACATATCAATACAAAATATCAGAATATGAGTGTATTGTAAATAGGTTTCATATGTCATTCATCATAAATCATTCATGTTTTTGAATATATTTAAATACATCTAGATATAAAACATGTTTGGATGTGAGATTGTATATGGTTTCTGAATGTGAAATACATCTAAACATTATTTCTGACTTGAAATACAACCTGctaaatacatatgaatacaaccTGCCAATATCATATGAATACAACATGTTGAATATATGTGAATACAATCTGTTGATTACAGATGAATACAACATGTACAATTCATATGAATGCAACCTGTTGAATACAGATAAATACAACCTGTTGAATACAGATGAATACAACCTATTGAATACAGATAAATACAACCTGTTGAATATAAATGAATACAATCTGTTTAATTCATATGAATGCAATATGTTGAATACAGGTGAATACACCCTGATTTATTCATATGAATGCAACTTGTTGTATCCATACAAACACAACCTGTTGATTACAGATAAATTCTAATGCACAAAAACATTGAAACATCGACTGAATAATTGAAATGATTATATATAAACATTGTGGATACAgtgaataaaatataaatatgattttttttcttaactaaacaccatctttaCCAAAACACTATCCAAAATACAGTATTCACACAAAACTATCATCCAAAACTACATTCACCTAAAACTACTCTAACATTATCTTAACTGACGTATCTGAATCCGTGATTTGTCTAACAATCTTTGAGGGTGCTTTGTTCTTGCTTATGGCATCATCGTCTATCTTCTGCATAGCATAGTCCCAAAGGAGCGCACCATATCTTTGACGGAGTAAATTGGCATCAAATATTGATTGTGGAACCAAACCAACAGTGCTCAGAAACTCTGTGTATGCCGCGACATGCAACCCACAATCCCTGAAAAAACAGATTGAAACAATGAAAAACAATTCATATTATTAGATTTATAAATTATACAAGCAAGAGGATTGAATACATACATGCTCCCAGATTTTTGTTGAGGCagatttgaaatgaaaataacATCAAAGGGATCAGTTTGTGCCTTGTCACTGTATGCTGAGTCATGAGACCAATCTATGCCTTGCTTATCTCTGTAAAAATCACTGATCGATAGATACAGAGGTACAAGCTTAGCTAGCTTGTCTATCTCAGAAGCCACATAGGCATCATGACCTGCCGATCTTTATGAGTCATACACTTTGATACATCTCTCCTTGAATGAGATAACTGCTAATATCCAATGAAGTTTGTCCTTCAAGTTGACTGGTATCAAGACATTGTCAACAGTATGCCACGGTACATTAGCTAGCAATCTGTAGCCCCTTATGTACTCACATATCACATCCTCTTCTTTGGCTACACTTGCATTACTATCTATATCAGCATACATGTCGAAGATTTCAACGATTCTTGTCTTGAATATACAATCAACAGTTGTATACTTGAAGTTGGTTGTTTGGTTGTACTTGCCCTTCTTTCTCAAGTAGTAAAATATGACATCAATATGCTATATATAAAATTGAATACATAGCGTCAGTACATTGAATGAAATCAAGAAAAACAAACTGAATATATGAACTGAATATAGAAGTATCAACTGCTGAAAATAAATTGAACTTACACAATTCTGTTAGATACATACTGATACATAATTGGCTAGCAGGTAACAAACAGAAAACAAACTGAATATAAATTGGCATCACATGTTAAGATACATAATGCCGAATACACACATGTATTTGATATTGAATACACTTAAATACATTATGATAACTATATACATATTGATAACGAAACACACTGATCTATATCAAGTCGTACAGTTGAAAATCTAATAAAGAATACATAATGCTTTTAACAAATTGCTAGAGAAAACTGTGAAATAATTATAAATCTGAATACAGCTAAATACACAAGATACCCATAACTCATTGGATTAATCCCAGAATCAGATGTATATTATCAGTAACAAGGAACAAACATAACTCATACAACTCAACTAATTACATAGTATATaaacaatataaaataaaaatgcatacaAAATATGTATGAGTTCTCAAATTGTGAAATATACAATTAGACAAACCAAACAGAAAAAAATGGAATAAACTGAATTTGGAAGAAGTATATCTTACATTGTCATTCCATAGTTTACCGTCAAACGAGAGAAGGTAAAACCCATTTTTTTAAGTGACTTGATCAACTCCAAAATCCAACAGTATATGCAGTGCTGACTTGTTCTTCTTGTAATGGTCTTCCAAATCACTTCTACAACGAATTGGAAAAAATATTATATCCATTttctaaattaaaaaatatatattagacATACCGGGTAAAAAACTTACTTTTGATCATGTTTAGTGAGAAGACCATCACGAACCCATTTCTCGTATTCCTGAATGACTAATGTAGGATGTGGCCCCGATATTAAATCGTCTTCAAAGGggtattttttatcaaaaatgggAGTCAACTTTACTGAGGTACCTATTGTTAATTGAAGTCATTAATAGAGATATTTAATTATAGATACATGGGAAAATAGATCATAACTCTGTAATACattatttttgtttaaaaatttaCTAATCGGCGGAGTCGAAGTTTGACTCGTAAGGCGAAAAATACCATCTACTTGGACGCCAATTCCTATGAGAGGGTAATGGGGTTGTATCAACATTTTTTGCTGCATGATGTATCATAATTCTAGTTTCTGGAATTTGACTTGGAAAAAACTTGTCCGACAACTTAAATTGTGATACATGTACTTCTTTGGATACATCCTCGTGGCATACATGTGGTATGCTACACAGCACCTCAGATGTAGTATTCCCCTCAACTCTTACTTCACCACAAACAGGATTAACATCTGTATTCTGTTTTTAAATACATATGTATATGAGTGTATTATAAAATTTCTAAATACATAATATATCACATGTTTTGAATATATCTAAACCCTAAACATGTTTGGATGTTTGAGATATAAGTACAGTGTATTTAAAATCCAAGcttaaatacatataaatactaTTTGAATACGTATGAATACATCTACATACAATATGCAAAGATCAAAAGTAATATGTATAAGTACAGTGCATTTAtaatacaaataaatacaactgcaTACATGtttcaatttaaaaaaatagtgaAGGTCGTTATAGAAATGCATTTTGAAAACCTTTAAATCAAATTTGAAACTGAAATGACATATATAAGATTGATTGTGTAGGATGTATGTTACAATATATATGAGTAAACTGAATATTAATAAAAGATGTTTTTAAATATGTATTTATATAATACTGACTACTTATGTAAAACTGAAGTAACATGTATAAATTTGTATTTCATAAATGTGTATGATGTTGTATAGATTATTAATCTGAATAATAGCAGAAACATATAGTCTGATTATGTTTATATAAACCTATACTAAAAACACAGATGACATTTGAATACCATCATCACGTCTCCCTGTGTTTTTCTTTCTCTGGTATACCATTTCCATAGGCTGATTGGCTTTAATTTGGTCAGAAAACTTCTTAAAGTTTTCATTGATCAATGTTCTTAGAGACGTGAACTCGCCCATCACCTAATCAATACACAAATAATTAGAGAGGTGTTGGAAAAATATATGAATGTTAATTTTCAAATTATAATGTTTAATATGTGCATACAAAACTCACATATTCTTTGAATGAATTTAGATCATTcctcaaagaagatacttcatcTGTTTTAGAATCTGCTGGCTTCTTATCATACAATACAGTTTGATTGATTTCAGATATGCCAGCATGAGGAATCTTGTATTGAGTATCTGAATTTGAGGGATCTATAATCTGCTGTTTGCGCTTTTTGTAGGGCGGTGATGAAGATGGACCAACACTTGCATCATGTTTCTTCTTAGGCTGAAGATACAGTATAGGACTAAAGTCATCCGAATCATCTACATACTTGTCTGAATGAGTAGGAGTAGGACTGTTCTCTACCTCAACACCTCCTGGAGGAATCTGAATAACAGTAAGCTCTACATCGCTTGGTTGGATGTCATTGTAAACAATCTGAAAATCAAAATACACTCAAAGTGAACGAAGTTTGTTGTATGGTTACAAAGTTATGCTCATTGAATGAAATATTTATCTgtatactattttttgtattctAATGTATTCATGGTAATATCGAAGACAGGGAAATGAAACCATACTTGCATATTGTATGTAGATGTATTCTAATATATTCATGTTATATTCTAATGTATTCTAATGTATTCATGTTGTATGCAACTGTATTCAACAATATTTATTCTAATGTATTCATGTTGTATGCAACTGTATTGACTAACAgaatattaattcttaaaaaaataatatcGGAAACTTAACAAATAGTAAATTACCATGTTTCCCTGGTCATTGAACATGCCGTTCATCAGATAAGCATAAGTTGGCTGATTGACAGTGAATCTCCAATTGAGTATTCTGGAAATCTGGTTATCAACTCGCGTTGCAATTTTGGGGTCAACCTTTAAACAACACTCGTAAAACCATACTTGCATTGCGAAAGGCATCCTAACTATCTTATAGTACTTCTTCTGAGAATCCATTTTATTGCTAATAGATTTAATAAGGTATTGGAATGCATCAATACCCCATGGATAATCATAGTATCTCCCACTCTTGACCAAGTCAAAATGTAGTGTTAGGATGGTTGTGATGTTCTTATCggatgaaaatatgaaagtgtgTATGAAATACAACACGGCTATCTTGATGGCATCCCCATCGTTATCATGACCCCAATTCTTGTCATCAAAGAATGTCAACAAATCTTTCTTTTTGACATTCTTTACGCCGCCAAAGTATGTCTCAACAATCCGGTTAGGCACCTTTGTGTTGAACCGAAAATTTCAGGGTCACCCACACAATTGAGACCAGTGGCAAGCGTAAACTCCCTGATTGAGAAGGATAATATTGTACCATTGACGTATATTGAAAATACATCGTCATGACTTCCTTCTAACTGACGAACCATGAAGCACCTGAACAATTGATGCTGGACCTCACAAGGCTTCATATCAAGGAAACTTCCAAAACAAGTAAAACCCAATATTTTGTACTGCTCAGGAGTAAGATTTTCTTTGAAGTCGGATACTATGTCTGTGTTAGTATATGAACTTATATGCGGTGATAAAATAGGCTGGTGTTTCACAAAAAGTTGAACTTCCCGCATACAACAAGAATTacaaaaagattttatatgtCAACAGGAATACATAactcattaattattttaaatacacataaatacaactaaatacaaTATGCAAAATGCACTGGAGTAAGAAATCAGTGATGGAAAtagttgtgtatatatatatatatatatatatatatatatatatatatatatatatatatatatatatatatatatatatatatatatatatatatatatatacatcacatACAACAATCATTCTTCATTGCAATGAGTACAAAACAGTGAAGGCACCTTTGAAATACTTATGAATACATCTACATACAGTATGCAAAGGTCACTGTAATAAGTACAAAATACAGTGAGTGAACTTTTGAATTCAACTAAACACCTATAAATACAAAAGACACTAGACTAAATAAGCACAAATCAGTGAAGCCAAATTATGTATACTTATAAATACATCTACATACAAATATGCAAAAGTCATTGTAATAAGTACAAATGAGTGATGAATTTTTTGAATACTTATGAATACATTTAAATACGATATGCAAAAGTCAGTGTAATAAGTATAAATAGGCAATTTTGAATACTTATGAATACACCAACATACATATAAATCACATCAACAAATAAGAAGAGGAAGCTATGTATCCACTATTGCACACATATAAATACAATAATAGAAATTCATTGAAGAAGATAATACTCAATGTATGAGGACTCAAATACATATTGATA from Nicotiana tabacum cultivar K326 chromosome 24, ASM71507v2, whole genome shotgun sequence includes:
- the LOC107764682 gene encoding uncharacterized protein LOC107764682, whose product is MAKAYTQDEFDSLMEKVEKVDIRVKEYLELTGYEKWARLYAPVNRGWTMTSNITESTNAALVSARELTIYDFVEEVRKKFGRWNCSNRKEASQTYTTLGKKYQDMITLNEAMSTRITVVPSTEYLHTANDEGRHYTVCLLERKCSCGRFQVDELPCQHAWAVLKSKFLMPEDYCSDYYKLKSVVMTYEVPVYPLPDRNEWNIPAHISEKVVLPPKWKRPPGIPKKKRDKPSVNCYKKKNQHSCIICGQEGHNKRTCRNAPRRT